ATATTATTAAGAAGCTCTGCTTTGGAAGGTTAGTAAATAATTTCTTCCAACTCTAAACATTCCTCTTATCCATTCTTCAGTATGGAATTGCaactatatatataattgatTGAGAATTTGCATATTGGGAGTTGATGACTTACTTTCTGATTAACTTCAGGCACTCCACTGATCGTGAAGTTTCTATAATGATACTCATGGCGTACCTATCTTACATGCTTGCTGAAGTAAGTAGTTCCAGCTTAGGAGCAGAGCTAATGTTTCTCGCTCTTTCTGACAACACTGAATCATTTTGACACTTGGAGTGACAGTCACTATTTGATTGCAGTTATTCAATTTAAGCGCAATTCTCACGGTGTTCTTTTGCGGGATTGTGATGTCCCACTACACCTGGCATAACGTGACTGAGAACTCAAGATGCACCACCAAGTATGACATGCATACAGAGAATTTTGAAACCATATTGACTAGACATAATCAATGCTTCTCTGATGTACTCTCTTCAACTATTGTTTAGGCACACCTTTGCTACGCTATCGTTTGTTGCTGAAATTTTCATATTCCTCTATGTTGGTATGGATGCTTTGGACATTGAAAAGTGGAGATTTGTTAGCGACAGGTAAATTCTCACATCTATTGAAGTCCATTTTTAACCGCATAACTGTATTGATCCTATGTGAGTGAGTGATAGAAAGATTGTGCacatcttttcttttttggtttacCAGCCCTGGAATATCAGTTGAGGTTAGCTCAATACTATTGGGACTTGTCTTGGTTGGAAGGGCAGCCTTTGTTTTCCCCTTGTCATTTCTATCCAACTTGACCAAGAAGTCTCCACATGAGAAGATTGACTTCAAGCAGCAGGTATATATCTCCTAATAATACTCCCTAGGTTTTATTTTACCATTTATATGACACTCTTCCTTTTTAGTCAGTTTCGAAAATAATATCACTTTTctatattcttgaaactctttaAATCTAAACTTTCCATTTTACCTTTAATTACATGctcttataattataaaaatgtcGTGACATGTTTAATACCACAATTTTATAAAAATGTGCCAAAAGTTTTTCTTTCGTTCTTAAACTCCCTACCCAATCAAACATCACCATATAAAATGAAATGAGGAACTTTGCTCTAATAATATTATATTCTGCCCTTAGAACCTCTTAATTGTTTGGCTTCTCATGTTATCCCTTCACTGATTTTGCAGGTCATAATATGCTGGGCTGGCCTTATGCGAGGTGCCGTTTCTATGGCCCTTGCTTATAATCAGGtagattattttttattatagtttATTACCTAATGCACAGGTTTGTTTTCTACATTGTATATCCGAGTAACTCCTTTTTCATGATTGTATATCAAGAAATTTATCCGAGTTACTCCTTTTCATGATTTCAGTTTACTAAAGAAGGTCATACTCAGTTGCGCGGCAATGCAATAATGATCACAAGTACTATCACAGTTGTCCTATTCAGCACAGTGGTAAGAAATCTTAGCTTTCTTGTGAGTTGTGATTACGTCTTCTGTAATTTCATCTTATCAATCAGATAAGAAAAGTACTAGAGGAAAACAAAGGATGAGTAGGAGACATTTTGGAGGACTTCTATATGAAGCTTAatcatcattttttaaaaatttctggCCTTTGCAGGTATTTGGTTTGATGACAAAACCATTGATTAGACTATTGCTACCCTCACCAGGGACTCCAAAATCTTTCATTAATGTGCCACTTCTAGGCAATGGACGAGACTCGGAAGCCGATCTAGGAGCCCACAATTTTCCCCGTCCAAACAGCTTGCGGATGTTCTTAAGTACCCCTTCTTATACAGTGCACTATTACTGGAGAAAGTTCGATAATACATTCATGCGTCCTGTTTTCGGGGGACGAGGTTTTGTACCTTATGCTCCTGGAACACCGACTGAAGGAAGTGAACCAACAATGGCATTGATGGAAAGTCAGAAAGTCCATTCAGTCTTGTGAGGGCGAGAAACAAGTTTTGGTTTGAACTCCTTCCTTTTCGGTTAATTAACTTTGAATGTTTCTCTTTGGTTAAAACTTTTAGAGCATCCGACCTTAAATTTTAAGGCAATGGTTAAGGGATCTAGGTCATTATAAACTTTTTTGAGAATCATTATACAACCGATGAGAGGTAAGTGTATTCTCTGACATCCTTCCATAGTGTAATCCAATGAAGAGGTTACACGTGGACCtagtatttcttcttttttttttttaaaaagacctTTTCGTTATTTAAGTAGAGAGGGAAGGCTCTGGGCCTTGAGTAGATAAATTagggtaaaaatagcacggtatagccagttttcggactggtcattcaaaaataaccagcgtTTATAAAGttaatgaaaaatagccattattttgctgcaacagagactggtccaacataatatactggagttcggtgcacctgtgtatgaactccagcatattatgctggaccggtaaactttgctgactccagtataatataatggagactggagcaccggtgctcgaaactccagtatattatactggacaattatacttgctggaactccagtatattatgctggagttccagtgtacttatgctggaactccatcatattatgctggagttccagcatacttatcctggaactccagtataatatgttggagttcaagcatacttatgttgggactccagtataatatactggcgtattttccggggtttgaacagtattttcgttcagatttatctttacataaaaaatgactaaatttcgattacttttgaaattgggttgtttttgaacgatcagttataaatctggctatttttgaatttctccctaaaTTAGGATTGACATGATAATACCCGACGCAATGTTAGTGATTCAGTTGATCGAATTTTGATTGAAAGAAAGAGAGTGAGCTCAGAACAACTTTATGGGTGGGCCGATAGAGGGAGGAGACAATAGCAATTGAACATGaagataaaaaaaacaaatatgacaaCAGAATCACTAAAGTTTGGCATTGATATCATATGAAAGAATCAAAGTATTCAATCTAAATTTTTAAGGCAACAGTGGAGTAACAAGAGAcattacataaaaaaaaattccaatatttttatctatttatatttatatttatctatactatattaaaagtgggaagcctctaagcctaaaattaaattacaaaaATACCCATAAAAATGATGGAATCTTTTACCCATTTTAAtattagttaataataatattcaattaaaaagaataaaactaATTTGAAGTGTTCATTTTTAGAATAGTTGTGTCCGTTCAATCGTATAATAACTAACCTTTTCATTCAATAATAGTCTTTAACCGTTGCAACCTTTAGAGTTAATGCTCCAATACATGGCATCATCGACAAACAGAGAATTCAAAGAGATCTTCATTTTGCCAACTTCTCATATGAATGATTATTCTGGTATAAATTTAACTAATTCATCTCATGCCATAAAAATTAAACTCCTTGCCTTTTAGCGGTATTTTTCTTCTACTATATATCTTCAATTTGGTCTAACCTCTAATGCTAAAGTGAATTGATTTCATATAGGGTCTGTTGAACACCAATCTATATTATCTCTATCTTTGCGGACTTGCTTTTCTCAAATGCCGTTACAGTTACTTGTGACTTGTGACTATCATTTTAGTGTTTATTCGgagtgtcacgatcccaaatatcggtcgtgatggcgcctatcacgttactaggcaagccaaccaatcaactaaccactacccattttcttttaataattaagccattttctaacacaggttttaaatattaaattcatTATAAGCGTTAAAACGACAGAAATATGCGGAAGGTCAAAATAACAACAACTACACAGCCCtaacaatctggtgtcacgagtctagatcCTCTAATACCAGTTTGAATACCTAATACATCAATAGTCTAGGAAATGCGGAAAGATAATAAGATAAGAGGGAGAGAacagggttgcggacgccatgcagctaccttgaagtctccgtcaAATACTGAAACAGCTGCAAGCCCTCACTCgtccgctcgggcacctggatctgcacacaaggtgcagggagtaatgtgagtacgccaactcagtaagtaactagagtaaataaggactgaaagcagtgacgagcagttcaaCAATACATAACTAGATAATCAACAGAATATCAGGTCATCTTTACAATTTAAAAATCAATTTTCGTTAAAAAATCACATTTCTAGTTTAAACATTTGGAATCAAATACTTAGCGGTATATCAAACGgaggcttatttaaaagaagagtgaaataagtgaaaacatcataacaaggcctctcgggcaaggaatcactcagaatatggccccttGGGCAGCCTctcgtcacacagtactcactctcagcactcggctcttgagtatctcataataatagaaatcatagtaaccgctgcggcgagCAGCCCAatccgtaatttatagtcgactacgctcactaggggtgtacagactccgaaggggctcctacagcccaagcgtcacattgctgcggcgcgcagcccgatccaatatacatatcgttgcggcgtgcagcccgatccagtatatatatcgttatggcgtgcaacccgatccatataagtatcgctgcggcgcgcagcccgatccataatatatacatatcatatcctcacaattaggttctcaacctctctcagtcattaacttcacagcctctcgggcacaaaaatagaaattagggaactcagcccaaatagtcctcacaattagaagtgaaaagataaaaccagttttaaacatttaaacaggtaagaCATGACTGGGGATATGTTTTTAGCAAGTAatagtgaggaaaaatagtcaaaatgcccctaagtGTTTCtataggtcggcacaaggccccaaacatggcatacgaCCTATAATACAGTATAAACATCCAAAATACGGAATAATATAAcgtttccaaatcaaatacgcggcttaatagtcgctacgggacggaccaagccACAATCCTTACCGGTGCATACCCACAcgttcgtcacctagcatgtgcgtcaccgcgtTTATCAagacaagtcaaataccggggttttgtaccctcagttccagatttacaatggttacttacctcaaaccagtaaAATACTaccccgcaatgcctttgcccatcgaatcggcctccacgcgcgtcgaatctatccaaaatcagaacgaggacgtcaaaatatgccaagggaatgaagcccaagcaaaaacaatcgaaaaataccaaaaatcccgaaattaccaaaatccgacccccgggcccacatctcaaaattcaaattttttttacaTCAACAGATTCTTTGTCTCctcacgagtctatgcatatcaagaacactaaaatcggagtccaaatgacccctcaaatcctcctttaaaagtctcttaaactcaagccttaatcctccatttttagcccttaatctccactaaaaccATGATTTAACACTAGAAAAATGATCTTAACCCAATTaattaagcttagggaacttacccaaccgatatcctttgattcctctAGGGATCCGatgccttagcctctttcccgtcttcaaaaatggagttcATTGCAAAAATTCACGAAGAAAGCAATATATACCTTCTGTCcagggattttcgcatctgcaacCATCCCACCGCTTCTGCAGCACCGCTTATGTGGTCAAATCGCCGCTT
Above is a window of Nicotiana tabacum cultivar K326 chromosome 8, ASM71507v2, whole genome shotgun sequence DNA encoding:
- the LOC107779787 gene encoding sodium/hydrogen exchanger 1-like, producing MAGSDIGALLEKLKMLWTLDHGSVVSINLFVALMCACIVIGHLLEENRWMNESITALTIGLCTGVWILLISGGKSSHVFMFSADLFFIYLLPPIIFNAGFQVKKKQFFRNFMTIILFGALGTLISFVIISLGAIGIFRKMNIGKLEIGDYLAIGAIFSATDSVCTLQVLNQDETPLLYSLVFGEGVLNDATSVVLFNAVQNFDLSHINTSIALQLLGNFLYLFISSTFLGFVAGLLSAYIIKKLCFGRHSTDREVSIMILMAYLSYMLAELFNLSAILTVFFCGIVMSHYTWHNVTENSRCTTKHTFATLSFVAEIFIFLYVGMDALDIEKWRFVSDSPGISVEVSSILLGLVLVGRAAFVFPLSFLSNLTKKSPHEKIDFKQQVIICWAGLMRGAVSMALAYNQFTKEGHTQLRGNAIMITSTITVVLFSTVVFGLMTKPLIRLLLPSPGTPKSFINVPLLGNGRDSEADLGAHNFPRPNSLRMFLSTPSYTVHYYWRKFDNTFMRPVFGGRGFVPYAPGTPTEGSEPTMALMESQKVHSVL